From Cyprinus carpio isolate SPL01 chromosome A18, ASM1834038v1, whole genome shotgun sequence:
CAGAATATTATATAACAGTTGTAAATTGTCCTTCATTGCCCTCTCATAAAGTCAAGAGAAAATCTAAATCATCCCCATTTACTCTCTCAATACATGCTTCTGGTCTTATTTTATTCTTCATGACTGAGTCTGTAAGGTTCCAAGTAAAGTAGAAATAAATAGTCTGTTTTCGTAATctctcttagaaaaaaaaaatgtaataattggcTCTCTGAgacatatacatttaaacatcttTGAGATTATGTATatagagcagggataggcaacgtcggtcctggggTGCCatgttatggttttttttttttgtaaattctttTTTTGTACATTGAGTGAAAACCAGTATTCTCCCAAGTATGTGTGACAGACATGACGGCAATACTCCTTAATAAATGCCACAGTATTTCACATACTCGACCACAATActtttatataaacacaaatgtgAACATAGACAAAATCATGTCAACAAATAACTTAACTGAGGAGAACAAAATAGTGAAGAGGGCTTGTTACCCTCATGGTGCAGTGGTTTACAATGAggacaactaaataaaaataaatctattatgtaatattttagatATACTCTGGCAcagtacaaaattaaatattaatctaaaaaaaatagcaatagttatttttttcttgtcaagAAGAGCTTATTCAGAGGAACAACACAGTTCCATTAATGGATTTGCCGAGGCGTTGCTTTTGCAGAAAGAGGGGAAGAGAAAGAAGAATAAAACCTAATGAACAATTCCTTAATTAATGGATACGTACATAAACAGATGGGCCTACAATTCCGATAcaaagatatacagtatatgttaagGTCAACACACTCTATACACATAATATTACTGACAAGTTTATTATCCAGAATGCATTGTGCTTCAGCTAAATGGAGGTTAAACAGTGGTCTTTCAGCATCCATGTTTTGTCCCTCATAAAATGAAACAGGGTTTTTATACAGACTGAAACCTGTCTCacagtatatttttgtatttatttcatatttacagcTGTTTCAGTATCTGTTTGCATCTTGTGTCCCGTTAAGTCCTCTCAGAGTAAGAGTCTCAATACGTGTGAATGAAGATGTGCTCTGGTTCATAAGTAAATCTCTTGCACACACTACAGGAAGTGGAATTCCGTTCTTCCTGTCTCCAGTCTCAATAGAAGTCTGTTGGATTTCCTCTTTTTTATGTAGAGTTCATGTCACACGCTGCGGGGCGCCCGCTGCATCTCATGGGTCCTGCGATTGCGTCCTTTCTTGTTTTCCTGTAGCAGCTTCCATTTACTAGTGTGTGATTGGCTGGGGTGGATTAGCTGGCTGGTGTGTGATTGGCCGGCGTGCAACAGATTGGCTTTCTGTCTACGCTGTTTCCGTTCTCTTTTCCAAACCTGCTCGCAGAGCTGGTCGACGCTGTTTGGGCTCGGCGGGTTGATGAGGGACAGGAAGTCACGGTACCACATCTTGCCGTTGGTCGGGTCGTTGCTGTCAGGTGTGTCTCGGTGCAGGAGGTCATCCAGGTGTTCGTTGTGAATGACGTTGAGTGTGAGGCGGAGGAGGGTCTGGATGAAGCCGTGTTCAACAGCATGGCAGTAATACACACCCGAGTCCTTCTGATGGAGGGTTCGGATCAACAGACCCTGTTCTGTGCCCAACACCCGCTCATCTGACTTTATCTAAACAAAAACATGTAGACATGCAGATCAGATCACATGCTCTGAGTACTGTAAACATTATCGACAATAGCAGTTTCAGCATTATTGGCTACGTTCACCCCATAAGCCAAATTTTTTTATAAGTTTCTCAACATGAACTTTATAACATGATTTTTCCATTCAACTTTTTACTTGTTATGCTGATAACTAGTGTTTTTTTGGTCTCCACTGTATACACAACATAACATACCTCTTGTTTGTGGTCCTCTCCGTGTCTCTGAAACTGCCAGTAAATAAGGGCACGCTGGGATTTAGGACTGCACTCCAGAAAAGAGCTGCTGTTTTCAACCCCATACACTGTCTTATCCTGCAAACCTTTCTCTCCGTCTGCCTCATCTGCTCACATAGACAGGGAAACAACAGAGAAAGAAGTGAGAATTCTTGATCCTGATACAGACAGTGAGAATACAAACTGATAGTTCAGACCATATGCTACAGTATCACACTAGCAGAGTCACACCCAGCATGTCTATATCACAGCTCTGTGTGTTTCAGGTCTATAGGGATCCAAGGCCAAgagagaccaaaaaataaataaaaaattgcttgtTGTGTTTAAGCGGCATCTATTCCTCAGTCTTTCATTTTCTTCTGCCATCCCTTTAAGTCTGAACTACGAAATGGGGTAGCGGTGCCACTGTAATGATTCGGTGTGTCTGATTCAGGAAGTCTGTGTGTGGTCTCCATGAATGCAATCACACAATGTATCGGtttaaagtttgtggtcagtaagatttttctttttttgaatggatacttttcaacattgatagtaaaaaaatgtttgagcagcaaatcattatattagaatgatatctgaaggatcatgtgacactgaagaatggagtaatgatgctgaaaattcagctttgcatcacaggaataaattcaatgttaaaatatactcaaatagaaaccagttatttcaaattgtaataatatttcacaatattaatgtttttatgatcaaataaatgcaggaacatgagagacttcatttaaaaacattcagaaatcttACTTAAAAACTCctaaattgctgcttattaatagttagtaaggttgtTGTTATGTTTAGGGATCGAGCAGGATAATATTGCTACCATTGAAAATACAGGTTttcttattcattatattttaaaatgtaatttattcctgtgatgcaaagctgaattttcctcatcattactctagtcttcagtgtcacaagattcttcagaaatcattctaatatgctgatttgctgcttaagaaacatttcttattatcaatgctgaaaacagttatttagttatattttttttttttggtgcttaagaaagttttttttttttttttgatgacttatattttttttagattcaaaataattattttaaatataaacattataaaagacTATTGataaaagactaaataaaaattatggaCTGGATAGAATTGTGTAATCGTTAACCCACATTAACAGTGTGTTTCTGCACATAGTAAACATGTTTTGTGATTGCACCGGTATTACCGTGATGCTGCAGATCCGAACATTGAGTCAGAGGGTCTCCGTTCCTTATATCCTGACGCCTCGTTCTCCTGCGAACGTACAACACACGTAGCAGAGAATTAGAGAGAGAACACTGAAACTCACATATCCACTCTTACACACATCTGTCCCGCAGAAAATCTCTTACTATATTAAGTAAATCAAACACAGCTCCACATAAGCATAAGTGTGTCTGAAATGGAACCTGTTTTAGCTCTGGGCTGTTTAGTCTCTAACCTTTATGAAAAGACGTATCATGCAACACATGTCCTGAGAAATCTTGTCCTGAATGCACCTTTGAGGCAACTCTGTAATGCTGGCAATATGTGAGGCCTTTTCAGCACTAGTAGCGCACAAAGAACCTCTCTGAGAACCTCATCCACAAACATATTACTTGCTACTGGAACTGTAAACGTGAGACCTTGTTTTCGAAATTGAAGATGAAGTATAAAGTAGGGGTATGTTTGCTTCTGACGGCTCAAAGGAGATGAGTTTTAACAGTGAAAACCACAGTGGTGCTTCTAAGTGCTACAAAGGACAGCTGGGAAATCCAATTAGATTATGATGGACACTTCAATTAAGGTCAagaattcaaaaatgaaatgacagCCTTTTGAAGTGCTTTCAAAACTTCTAATGTTCTTTCTTTGATGTATATAATAGTAAAactgacattaaagggatagttcatcccccaaaatttaatttttttttcagtcatgttCCAAAACTAACTTTCTTCCATCTGAGAAGACTTGGAATTTAGCACAGAAGTCATAAAAACGACTTTTTTGGTACATCTTATGTAATTTGTTGTGTCTTTTGAGAGCCCTTAGtcaatatatgttttattacgtatagaaaagagcagcttagacattctactaaacatttctttcttgtttccatggaagaaagaagaTCATACAGATTTGTAATAATATGTGTCACtgatgaccatttttattttggtgttaaTTTTTGTCAACTgtcagttttgttattgttaactaaaaatatcaaaaaattgttaatttaaagctgaagagaaattaaaagaataaataaataaaaatattacaaatagtgccttggcaactaaaggattaaaattactaaaaaaaaaaaaaaaaaaaaaaaaaaaaaatcaagcccaATAGAAAAAACTGACAcaagcacatgacaaaattactaaaactaatattaaaataaaagtcaattcaaaatattaataaatactttagcagtaaaaaaaaaactaaaaaaaaataaataaataaaataacactgtcaactACTCCTTTAAGGTTGCAGTGTTACATGTTACAGCCTAAAAATAGCAATGCTATTACTATGAGCTCATTTAAATTACATGTTCACTCCAgctaaaaattcattaaattcatcACCTTGATCTAgttcaaataagtaaaaaaaatataataataataaaaataaaaaatgttatgtatattAGCAATTCTGAAAGGAATTCAGAGCCCTTTGTCGAAAAAAAAGCAAAGTTCATGGAACATCTTCTTAATCTTAGATCAACTTTGCAGTGTTTCTGCGTTCCTCAGTGTACCTCTTAGCAGTTGGAAAGTATCGGGAACACTGTGAGCCATCCCAGGCGCAGTAAGGATCACGCGCCAGACAGCACTCAGCGCAGGCCTTCCCGTACACGTCACAGCGATGCAGAGGCATTTGAGAAACCCCAATGGCAGATCCCAGATAGAGCTGTTGCTGAAAGATAGAGCAGAGAGATTGAGACTTCCTTAAAACAATGATGCCAAAGTTTTGATGGCCTGTGCTCTGGTGTGATCGCTGAGTTAACGGCTATTTCACTGAGTACACAGGAACTTTCTCGGGCTTGTATGCAGCTGTTTAATTATATATCCCTTCAGATAACCTCAGTGTCTGCTTGATTATTCACACAATCTAAAGGAGAGCTCACGCTGCAGTCCTGAGTGTAAAaccagctggtgtgtgtgtggcctCTAATGGCAGTACCTCATGTTGCCGTGTTGTGTGAGTGACTGTGACAGCAGCCCCTGCTCTGCGTAATGTACTGTAGCTGGAGGCCAAGcaacgtgtgagtgtgtgtgtgtgtgtgtgtgtgtgtgtgtgtgtgtgtgtgtgtgtgtgtgtgtgtgtgtgtgtgtgtgtgtgtgtgtaacccagCCCGAGAGTAAGAGCTGTGTTGGGTTTTTGGTACATGATAAATCTGGCTGGTCTATATCACCTCTGTCAACAAAACGCAGTGCGGAATGACAATTTCCCCACAAAACAACCAGTGCTAACTTGGCTGACCAGTTCATGCTTTTTCAAAAATCTCACATGCTAGGCTAGTCTTGCACTCACAGAGAGTGTGAGTGAATGGTTTCATGCAaagtttgcatttaaatttagGATAATATTTAGAATCAATTAGAGCTACATATCTGCAAACAGACTTCTAGTGGCCCACATTCTAACATAAAAAGCATGTTAGGATGTGTTAAGCtgaattattttaacttttacttATATATTACCATCCAAACACTTAAGGCTGATtcgatttttttatgtttttgaaagaagacctttatgctcacccaggctgcatctatttttatcaaaaatacagtaaaaccagtaatgttgtgaactattattaaaattaaaaataacggttttctattttaatatattttaaaatgttatttaatcttGTAGCATTTAAGCAATCTTTAAGCATTAGGCCTATTTCGGTCTTTTAGATTCATTCTTTTCCTGGCACTTCACTTATTAAACCAATTATGTTCTTCAGACTTGCCTAATGGAATCATGTTCAATGCTGCCACTTACAAAGAGCTGCTTTCACCACctttattgcattaaaatcaaGATCATTTGTTTGAAGTTCTAATAATACTAACCTGCTTTGTGGAGAGTTCCATCGCAGTAATAGCTGTTGgctcctgtgaaaaaaaaaaaagaagtgtttttaatactttatattactaaatatttctcagaatgaaaaaaggaaaaagaataaaacctaaaaataatgcCTTTGAGGTATTTTAGTAGAAAAATTTGACAGCGTAGAATGTACACTAAATAATTGTCAATAAACAATCCTGTATCCAATAAATTAGCTCTATAAACCCACTCTGAACACAGTCATCTCTTCCAACAGGACTTCTTCAAGATCATGCCACGTTCCTCTGGGGATGGAAACCACCTTAAGAACTGTGCCCATGTCTATGGTAGAAAAATAACATGATTAACTTACTAAAAATCATGtaaatcacattatttaaaaatcaacaacaactttattctaCTCACCAGTGCCAATAAACATAACATCATACTGGCCGTCCTCTGCCTCCACCCTGTCCACCACTATCTGAGTAAACTGATAGTCGACATCGGTTTTGATTATGATTGGACGGTTGTTGATGGGGAACACTGGGTTGTACATGGCCGGATGGCTTCTGGCAAAATTGATAACGTCGTCAGGAAAGTCCTTTGTTGATTCAAAACCATCAAACGTTTTGCTGGGGCACTGTCAATATTCAGGAGAACATGTGTTAAAATCCAAGCAGGCAAGTCACTTTAATTTGAAAAGTGAAATGTATAAAGGCATCAGCACTGATTGGCTGTCTTACCGTGCCAGGTCTTGGATATGGCACTCTACCCAAAAACGGTACCCATTGGTAGTTGGGTCCATCTCGGTGGGCATAGGGGCCCAGAAACACCCTCCTGATGTCTgccatactgtacatacacaccgCTGAGCCCTTAAAGATGTTACTGTAAAACCAGAGAAACAGCAATTATGAGTTATTTGACAGCTTCGCCTTTAGGGACTTGAGACACAATTATCAAGCTTTGAATACAAAAAGACAGAATGTGGTAAGCATTCAGGCTTGGTGGGAAAAGGGGATTTGGTGTAAATTGGATGTTTTAATACCTGGAAGTTGCAAATACAGCATAGATAATAGGGTTTTTGGGATCCTTGGAGCTCATGAGAAAAACATCCTCTGAaaatcagcaatttttttttagtgaatggaCAACCAAATATGCCAAATcaaaaaaatagagcaaaatcGGAAGGTATTGTCATAGCATGGGTCACTTACGTAGTTCATCAAAGTGTGTGTCGATGCCGTTCAGGCCAGGAACGGAGCAGATTAAACGGGCCTTCAAAAAGGTGGTCCATTTGTTCACCAAACTCCTGTGGCCTCCAAAATCGTTCTGTCaggaacaaattaaaatgtacttgtatcatttttcttaatatttacttCAGACAAGCCAATGTGTAAAAGAATATAATTAGcacttgatttttacattttcttaagatGTGATGCTATAGGCAGGGCTGTGTGCCATTCAGAACTTAACAAAGAATcctttttaaattccaatttaacCAAATTGAGGTATATACTAATTTGAATTTAACAAAGTTAAAttaggtaattaaaaaaaaaaatgtataacgcCGTTAAGCTTTAGCAATAAAAAAGAAAGTTTGTCAATGCAAACTCTGAAGTTTGACTCGACATCtgcatttgaaaatttaaaaaagagaagtataaatatttattgatt
This genomic window contains:
- the LOC109056278 gene encoding semaphorin-3ab-like, coding for MDYLWGIVLLLWTLGAPERGTNAQRTKNNIPRLKLSYKEMLESNNLHTFNGLPNSSAYHTFLLDEEKGRLFVGAKDHVLSFNLVDINLDMDLISWPPSPSRRDECKWAGKDVQKECSNFIKVLQPFNQTHVYVCGTGAFHPICAYVEVGKRPEDNIFRLGSSNFENGRGKSPYDPKLLTASMLIDGELYAGTSADFMGRDFAIFRTLGKHHPIRTEQHDSRWLNDPRFVSVHLIPESDNPEDDKIYLFFRENAIDGEQISKATHARIGQLCKNDFGGHRSLVNKWTTFLKARLICSVPGLNGIDTHFDELQDVFLMSSKDPKNPIIYAVFATSSNIFKGSAVCMYSMADIRRVFLGPYAHRDGPNYQWVPFLGRVPYPRPGTCPSKTFDGFESTKDFPDDVINFARSHPAMYNPVFPINNRPIIIKTDVDYQFTQIVVDRVEAEDGQYDVMFIGTDMGTVLKVVSIPRGTWHDLEEVLLEEMTVFREPTAITAMELSTKQQQLYLGSAIGVSQMPLHRCDVYGKACAECCLARDPYCAWDGSQCSRYFPTAKRRTRRQDIRNGDPLTQCSDLQHHDEADGEKGLQDKTVYGVENSSSFLECSPKSQRALIYWQFQRHGEDHKQEIKSDERVLGTEQGLLIRTLHQKDSGVYYCHAVEHGFIQTLLRLTLNVIHNEHLDDLLHRDTPDSNDPTNGKMWYRDFLSLINPPSPNSVDQLCEQVWKRERKQRRQKANLLHAGQSHTSQLIHPSQSHTSKWKLLQENKKGRNRRTHEMQRAPRSV